Proteins from one Bacteroides mediterraneensis genomic window:
- the mobC gene encoding conjugal transfer protein MobC, giving the protein MSQEDDLRGLAKVIDFMRAISILFVLIHCYWFCYESFREWNITIGVVDRILMNFQKNTGLFSSLLWTKLFAVLFLGLSCLGTRGVKDEKITWRNIIILLVVGFITFFLNWMLLAIPKVGAILYISSLAIGYICLLMGGTWMSRLLKNNLMDDVFNVENESFMQETRLMENEYSVNLPTRFYYQKKWNNGWINVVNPFRATIVLGTPGSGKSYAVVNNFIKQQIEKSFAMYIYDYKFPDLSEIAYNHLLKYADRYEVKPTFYVINFDDPRRSHRCNPINPNFMTDISDAYESAYTIMLNLNRSWIQKQGDFFVESPIILLAAIIWYLKIYDNGRYCTFPHAIEFLNRPYAQIFPILTSYPELENYLSPFMDAWESNAQDQLQGQIASAKIPLSRMISPALYWVMTGDDFSLDINNPKEPKILVVGNNPDRQNIYSAALGLYNSRIVKLINKKKQLKSSVIIDELPTIYFRGLDNLIATARSNKVAVCLGFQDFSQLTRDYGDKESKVIQNTVGNIFSGQVVGETAKNLSERFGKVLQKRQSMTINRNDKSTSISTQMDSLIPASKISNLTQGVFVGAVSDNFDERIEQKIFHAEIVVDSVKVSAEMKAYKKIPVIAEFTDSDGNDILRETIDSNYRRVKQEIIALVESETERIKNDPDLSKLLSV; this is encoded by the coding sequence ATGTCACAGGAAGATGATTTGAGAGGATTGGCAAAGGTTATAGACTTTATGCGTGCCATATCCATATTGTTTGTTTTGATACACTGTTATTGGTTCTGCTATGAATCATTCCGTGAATGGAATATTACTATAGGTGTTGTGGACAGAATACTGATGAACTTTCAGAAGAACACAGGACTGTTCTCTTCATTGCTATGGACCAAACTCTTTGCAGTTTTGTTCTTAGGCTTGTCATGTCTGGGCACACGTGGCGTGAAGGACGAGAAAATTACATGGAGAAACATTATAATACTTCTTGTCGTGGGTTTCATTACTTTCTTTCTTAACTGGATGCTTTTAGCTATTCCGAAAGTAGGGGCAATACTTTATATCAGTTCTCTTGCTATCGGTTATATATGTCTGCTCATGGGTGGAACTTGGATGAGCAGACTGCTGAAAAATAATCTTATGGATGATGTTTTCAATGTCGAGAATGAAAGTTTCATGCAGGAAACAAGACTGATGGAAAACGAATATTCAGTAAATCTTCCTACACGTTTCTACTATCAGAAGAAATGGAACAATGGTTGGATTAATGTCGTGAATCCTTTCCGAGCAACCATAGTATTGGGTACACCCGGTTCAGGGAAGTCGTATGCAGTGGTAAACAACTTCATCAAACAGCAGATTGAGAAGTCTTTTGCTATGTATATATACGATTATAAGTTTCCGGATTTGTCGGAAATAGCTTATAATCATCTTCTTAAATATGCCGACCGTTACGAAGTAAAACCAACATTTTATGTAATCAACTTCGATGATCCAAGAAGAAGCCATCGGTGTAACCCTATTAATCCCAACTTCATGACTGACATATCTGATGCATATGAATCTGCCTATACCATCATGTTGAACCTTAACCGAAGCTGGATTCAGAAGCAGGGAGACTTCTTTGTTGAGTCGCCAATAATTCTGCTTGCAGCTATAATCTGGTATTTGAAGATTTATGACAACGGCAGGTATTGTACTTTCCCTCATGCCATAGAATTTCTGAACCGTCCATACGCTCAGATATTTCCGATACTGACATCATATCCGGAACTGGAGAACTACCTCAGTCCGTTCATGGATGCGTGGGAGTCAAATGCGCAAGATCAGCTCCAGGGGCAGATAGCTTCTGCTAAAATACCATTGTCAAGAATGATTTCTCCGGCACTTTATTGGGTAATGACAGGAGATGATTTTTCACTTGACATAAACAATCCGAAAGAACCTAAGATTCTTGTAGTGGGAAACAATCCTGACCGACAGAATATCTATTCTGCAGCACTTGGTCTATATAACAGCAGAATAGTAAAATTGATAAACAAGAAGAAGCAATTGAAGTCGTCTGTTATCATTGACGAGTTGCCTACAATTTATTTCAGAGGTCTTGATAATCTTATTGCTACTGCACGAAGCAACAAGGTAGCAGTATGTTTGGGCTTTCAGGATTTCAGTCAGCTTACCCGTGACTATGGAGATAAGGAAAGCAAGGTTATTCAGAATACTGTTGGTAATATCTTCAGTGGTCAGGTTGTCGGTGAAACAGCCAAGAATCTTTCTGAACGCTTCGGGAAAGTGTTGCAGAAACGCCAATCCATGACTATCAACCGTAATGATAAATCCACCTCAATATCTACACAAATGGACTCGCTTATCCCGGCAAGCAAGATTTCCAATCTTACTCAGGGTGTGTTTGTGGGGGCAGTCAGTGATAACTTTGATGAACGAATTGAGCAAAAAATCTTCCATGCTGAAATTGTGGTAGATTCTGTCAAAGTTTCTGCTGAAATGAAGGCATATAAGAAGATTCCCGTCATTGCCGAGTTTACCGACAGTGACGGGAACGATATTCTTCGTGAGACAATTGATAGTAATTATCGTAGAGTTAAGCAGGAGATTATTGCTTTAGTTGAGTCTGAGACAGAACGGATTAAGAATGATCCGGATTTGAGTAAACTATTATCGGTTTAA
- a CDS encoding DUF3408 domain-containing protein produces MNNNKGILEARIKQMAEGNYKEMDKEFSLDDFDPKPAEKTKPQEETEPTENKKPEKPTANKKKPVERNDLSDMEEYRNRFLISRPFDKRTSFPLNRVTLDILKDILHDTNSRVSLSSFVENILLDHLNNYRSLINDATAKNIRKHTIPNM; encoded by the coding sequence ATGAACAATAACAAAGGAATTTTAGAAGCCAGAATAAAACAGATGGCCGAAGGAAATTATAAGGAAATGGACAAGGAATTTTCTCTTGATGACTTTGATCCAAAACCTGCCGAGAAAACAAAACCACAGGAGGAAACTGAACCAACTGAAAACAAGAAACCTGAAAAGCCGACAGCCAACAAGAAAAAGCCTGTAGAAAGAAATGATCTGTCTGACATGGAAGAATACAGGAACAGATTCCTGATAAGCCGTCCCTTCGACAAAAGAACCTCTTTTCCGCTAAACCGTGTAACGCTGGATATACTGAAAGACATATTACATGACACAAACAGCCGTGTAAGCCTTTCATCCTTCGTAGAAAATATTCTGCTTGACCATCTGAATAACTACCGTTCACTAATCAATGATGCCACAGCCAAGAATATAAGGAAACATACCATACCAAATATGTAA
- a CDS encoding ATP-binding protein, protein MNIKSVIIENFRGYKDRQVIDLNNFTAFVGRNDVGKSTILEALDIFFNDSKGVVVMDSTDVNREAKEANDKVDIVIGVEFINLPSEVCIDDNNTTTLSDEYLLNYEGNLTVIKKYTNGSKTPKVYIYAYHPNHKECCDLLSKKQKELQELSEDLDCDKTKNAEMRKAIRNLYSDFLDLRMKEIEVSKEDAKNIWDKLKQYIPIYTLFQADRSNDDKDKEVQDPLKEAVKIIMSSTKIRSKCQEIYDAVIEELQNVSDRTVKKISDMNPSLASSLHPALPTADDLKWTDVFKSVSITGENDIPINKRGSGVKRLILINFFRAEAENKQEKAKAPGIIYAIEEPETAQHAHHQKLLIDALKKLSQKDDIQVIITTHSSLILKQLAFNEVRIVKNIESGKVVNKISESQLPYPSLNEIAFTAFGDVLVEYHNELYGYIEFEGWKNEFKNGKELYPYKKETTKGIKEENLIKTEIIRHQIHHPENKLNTYFTPDELYNSINEMRSFIETYKAANK, encoded by the coding sequence ATGAATATCAAGTCCGTTATTATTGAAAACTTTAGAGGTTATAAAGATAGGCAAGTTATAGATCTTAATAATTTTACAGCTTTTGTTGGTAGAAATGATGTTGGAAAATCAACAATTCTTGAAGCATTGGATATCTTTTTTAATGATAGTAAAGGTGTCGTTGTTATGGATTCTACTGATGTGAACAGAGAAGCAAAAGAAGCAAACGATAAAGTTGATATAGTTATAGGAGTAGAATTTATAAATTTACCTTCTGAAGTATGTATTGATGACAATAATACAACAACCTTGTCAGATGAATATCTTCTTAATTATGAAGGAAATTTAACTGTGATAAAAAAATATACAAATGGTAGTAAAACTCCAAAAGTATATATTTATGCTTATCATCCCAATCATAAAGAATGTTGCGATTTATTAAGTAAAAAACAAAAAGAGTTGCAAGAACTATCTGAAGATTTAGATTGTGATAAAACTAAGAATGCAGAAATGCGTAAAGCAATACGTAATTTATATTCTGATTTTTTAGATTTAAGGATGAAAGAAATAGAGGTTTCAAAAGAAGATGCAAAAAATATCTGGGATAAATTGAAACAATATATACCTATTTATACCTTATTTCAGGCCGATAGAAGCAATGACGATAAAGATAAAGAGGTACAAGATCCTCTAAAGGAGGCTGTGAAAATAATAATGTCATCTACAAAAATAAGATCTAAATGTCAGGAAATATATGATGCCGTAATTGAAGAATTACAAAATGTTTCGGATAGAACTGTAAAGAAAATTAGTGATATGAATCCTTCATTAGCTAGTTCTTTGCATCCAGCTCTACCAACAGCAGATGATTTAAAATGGACTGATGTATTTAAATCCGTATCTATAACAGGTGAAAACGATATTCCAATAAATAAAAGAGGAAGTGGAGTTAAAAGACTTATTCTTATTAATTTTTTTAGAGCAGAAGCCGAAAACAAACAAGAGAAAGCAAAAGCACCAGGAATAATATATGCAATTGAAGAACCTGAAACAGCACAACATGCCCATCATCAGAAACTTCTTATAGACGCTTTAAAAAAACTATCACAAAAAGATGATATACAAGTAATAATAACAACTCACAGTTCTCTGATATTAAAGCAATTAGCATTTAACGAAGTACGAATTGTAAAAAACATAGAATCCGGTAAAGTTGTAAATAAAATAAGTGAATCACAATTACCTTATCCATCATTAAATGAAATTGCATTTACCGCATTTGGGGATGTTCTTGTTGAATATCATAACGAATTATATGGTTATATTGAGTTCGAAGGATGGAAGAATGAATTTAAAAACGGAAAGGAGTTATACCCATATAAGAAAGAAACGACTAAAGGTATAAAGGAGGAAAATTTAATTAAAACTGAAATTATTAGACACCAGATTCATCATCCAGAAAATAAATTAAATACTTATTTTACCCCAGATGAACTTTATAATTCTATTAATGAAATGCGTTCATTCATAGAAACTTATAAGGCTGCTAATAAATAG
- a CDS encoding ParA family protein, whose product MKTETNATTHIRVGFGSQKGGIGKSTIAEVLASFLYYEKNIKLLIMDCDYAQHSFYRLRERDKKAVEESMALQEKLKTYIRKTGKRSYRVLKAKPQEAIKVAEEYIAEHPEEEISVVIYDLPGRSDSSDLLSLALEMDYIISPIEADLQSIASCMAYAITIRDMGVMLSGSRIKQIFMMWNKVDRRVNTRIMESYDKEIEEYGLGLLKTRLPRSVKFSRELSMNTGGVFRSTYMAPEKEQLAGSNIEELANELIEILSLKAYEQ is encoded by the coding sequence ATGAAAACAGAAACAAATGCAACTACACACATACGTGTAGGATTCGGCTCCCAGAAAGGGGGCATCGGGAAAAGTACCATTGCTGAAGTACTTGCAAGCTTTCTCTACTATGAGAAGAATATCAAACTGCTGATAATGGACTGTGACTATGCACAACATAGTTTCTACAGACTTAGAGAAAGGGATAAAAAAGCTGTTGAGGAAAGTATGGCTCTGCAGGAGAAATTGAAGACATATATCAGGAAAACAGGAAAGCGTTCATACCGTGTACTGAAAGCCAAACCTCAGGAAGCTATAAAGGTAGCCGAAGAATACATAGCAGAGCACCCCGAAGAGGAAATTTCTGTTGTAATCTATGACTTGCCTGGACGTTCAGACAGTTCTGACCTGCTTTCGCTTGCCCTTGAAATGGACTATATCATTTCACCGATAGAAGCAGACCTCCAGTCAATAGCTTCGTGCATGGCATACGCCATTACAATACGTGATATGGGTGTAATGTTAAGTGGAAGTAGGATAAAGCAGATTTTCATGATGTGGAATAAAGTGGACCGGAGAGTCAATACGAGGATAATGGAAAGCTATGACAAGGAAATCGAGGAATACGGACTTGGACTGCTCAAAACCCGCTTGCCAAGATCTGTAAAGTTCAGCCGTGAACTGTCTATGAATACCGGAGGTGTATTCCGTTCAACCTATATGGCTCCCGAAAAAGAGCAGCTTGCCGGAAGTAATATTGAAGAACTTGCCAATGAATTAATAGAAATCTTATCACTGAAAGCGTATGAACAATAA
- a CDS encoding DUF4133 domain-containing protein has protein sequence MAGWEINKGIGRSVEFKGLKAQYLFIFAGGLLAVFLVTVILYLCNVDQVLCLVMGVLGATVVVWQTFSMNSKYGEHGLMKRGAVRGHPRYLINRKTVFHIFLNNRRYEKH, from the coding sequence ATGGCCGGATGGGAAATAAACAAGGGAATCGGGAGGTCAGTGGAATTCAAGGGACTGAAAGCACAATACCTTTTCATCTTTGCAGGAGGACTGCTGGCTGTATTTTTGGTTACAGTCATACTTTACCTCTGTAATGTGGACCAGGTTCTCTGTCTTGTCATGGGAGTATTGGGTGCCACAGTTGTTGTGTGGCAAACTTTCTCCATGAACAGCAAATACGGTGAACACGGACTTATGAAAAGAGGTGCTGTCCGTGGCCATCCCAGATACCTTATTAACCGTAAGACGGTGTTTCATATATTCCTAAACAACAGACGATATGAGAAACATTAG
- a CDS encoding phospholipase D-like domain-containing protein codes for MIGDKSICKIISYTKEKRTFTVQEVYSQTQGYLPLSKDLLKDKTKLFDAMKQGKNIPLLCVKVMDGKPVYSSNMQALDERSKEEPLSISINFSADNEDFNSSLFDSVYNLLGDTIDNDIKYDLARQLILANRKLRIRPSLYKELFSKCNAKYGARMWKENLISYTSNSIITSLWKIGDTTERQQILDKLGISLPEPEIKEVEVYNGSVIPLFKNIANNIITKINAAKHSVKIAVAWFTNFDLFNCIKAALNRNIQVTLVTNNDLINNGGYCLNFDELIDCGLKLHLVEYPEMLHYKFCIIDDNTIITGSYNWTFYAEEINKEDVIIIEELPKVKDAFLAIFDSLLIQFNQVYKMPETVPDRPQNDRSSFKQYISEELVLRAKRNIGNRRQNLIDAQTLSPDNQNVIAAMKEFGVNTDNSSRSIAEIDYDTSQSAIAKRTQTLETLNRQHAMINQKITDIDKEKNKIIQQKEESQKQVEAQLVSANSEDERNLIRRQSEENEANLNSRITQIEQEKKETEAEINTVENQINTLNSEIEIINKTSNIESKGGRGGLKITLKWNTIDDLDLHVIDPDGQEIYYGQKEHKCQDVIGRLDIDANVSTPYITTPVENIYWDGTAPIGKYCVKVNLYTKRSSQMEIPFTVTVYPEKGLPKIIPLKIIKTKEPIIVTEFDYSDNGIKYIK; via the coding sequence ATGATTGGAGATAAAAGTATTTGCAAAATAATTTCTTATACAAAAGAGAAACGTACATTTACCGTACAAGAAGTATATTCTCAAACTCAAGGTTACCTTCCTTTGTCCAAAGATCTTCTTAAAGACAAAACGAAGCTATTTGATGCAATGAAACAGGGAAAAAACATACCTCTACTATGTGTAAAGGTTATGGATGGGAAACCTGTTTATTCTTCAAACATGCAAGCTCTAGATGAAAGATCAAAAGAAGAACCGCTTTCTATATCAATAAACTTTTCAGCTGACAATGAAGATTTCAATTCATCATTATTTGATTCTGTATACAATTTACTTGGTGATACTATTGATAATGACATCAAGTATGATTTAGCAAGACAATTAATTCTTGCTAATAGGAAATTACGTATCCGCCCTTCTTTATATAAAGAGCTTTTCAGCAAATGCAACGCAAAATATGGTGCAAGAATGTGGAAGGAAAATTTAATTTCATATACAAGTAACAGTATTATTACAAGTCTTTGGAAAATTGGTGATACCACAGAACGTCAACAAATTCTTGACAAATTAGGTATTTCTTTACCAGAACCAGAGATTAAAGAAGTTGAGGTCTACAATGGTTCAGTTATTCCTTTATTTAAAAATATTGCCAACAATATTATTACCAAAATCAACGCAGCTAAACATTCTGTTAAAATAGCTGTAGCTTGGTTTACCAATTTTGATTTGTTCAATTGTATCAAGGCTGCTTTAAATAGAAATATACAAGTAACTCTTGTTACAAATAACGATTTGATCAATAATGGAGGATATTGTCTTAACTTTGACGAGTTAATTGATTGTGGGCTAAAATTACATCTTGTAGAATACCCTGAAATGCTTCATTATAAATTCTGTATTATTGATGATAATACAATAATTACAGGTTCATATAATTGGACCTTCTATGCAGAAGAAATTAATAAGGAGGATGTTATAATTATCGAAGAATTACCTAAAGTAAAAGATGCATTTCTTGCTATATTTGACTCTCTATTAATACAATTTAATCAGGTATATAAGATGCCTGAGACAGTTCCGGATAGACCACAAAATGATAGGAGTTCATTTAAACAATATATTAGTGAAGAACTAGTCCTTAGAGCTAAGAGAAACATTGGTAATAGAAGACAAAATCTCATAGATGCACAAACATTATCTCCTGATAACCAAAATGTAATAGCTGCAATGAAAGAATTCGGAGTCAACACTGATAATTCATCACGTTCAATAGCAGAAATCGATTATGATACTTCACAGTCTGCAATAGCCAAGAGAACTCAAACCTTGGAAACCCTTAATCGTCAACATGCAATGATAAATCAGAAGATCACTGATATTGATAAAGAAAAAAATAAAATAATCCAACAGAAGGAAGAATCTCAAAAACAAGTCGAGGCGCAATTAGTCTCAGCAAATTCTGAAGACGAAAGGAATTTGATAAGAAGACAAAGCGAAGAAAATGAGGCTAACTTAAATTCGAGAATAACTCAAATTGAACAAGAAAAAAAAGAGACTGAAGCTGAAATAAACACCGTTGAAAATCAAATAAATACGCTCAATTCTGAAATCGAAATTATTAATAAAACATCTAATATTGAAAGTAAAGGAGGAAGGGGTGGTTTAAAAATTACATTGAAATGGAATACAATCGATGATTTAGATTTGCATGTTATAGATCCTGATGGACAAGAAATATATTATGGGCAAAAAGAACATAAGTGTCAAGATGTAATAGGACGATTAGATATAGATGCAAATGTAAGTACTCCATATATAACAACGCCCGTAGAAAATATATATTGGGATGGGACTGCTCCTATAGGCAAATATTGCGTAAAAGTAAACTTGTATACAAAGAGAAGTTCACAAATGGAAATTCCATTCACTGTAACTGTTTACCCAGAGAAAGGACTACCTAAGATTATCCCATTGAAAATAATAAAAACCAAAGAACCTATTATTGTTACAGAATTTGATTATTCTGATAATGGTATAAAATATATAAAATAA
- a CDS encoding DUF4134 domain-containing protein, which produces MKNKMIITLLIACMLVQQTRAQGNGLAGIQEATQMITSYFDPATKLIYAIGAVVGLIGGVKVYNKFSSGDPDTSKTAASWFGACIFLIVAATILRSFFL; this is translated from the coding sequence ATGAAGAATAAAATGATTATTACACTGCTCATAGCATGTATGCTTGTCCAGCAGACAAGAGCTCAAGGTAATGGACTTGCCGGAATACAGGAAGCAACACAGATGATTACATCTTATTTTGATCCGGCTACAAAACTTATCTATGCCATTGGTGCAGTTGTAGGACTGATTGGAGGTGTAAAGGTGTATAACAAGTTCAGTTCAGGTGATCCGGACACATCAAAGACTGCGGCATCATGGTTCGGTGCATGTATCTTCCTGATTGTGGCTGCAACCATATTACGTTCATTCTTCCTGTAA
- the mobB gene encoding conjugal transfer protein MobB: MVAKISSTSNLGGALGYNFHKVEAGEAKVLLVSGMSVDNNGNTDMNRALEDMQRLLPSFMRTKKTVFHVSLNPHPDDKLSEEELRDIAAYYMEKMGYGNQPFIVFKHSDIEREHIHIVSLRVDSNGRKINDSHEFRRSDKVRKEIERKWNLNTCKKQNIPDAEQLQKADIDKGDIRKQIAGTVSAILKKYSFQSVGELNAVLSAYNIMAEEVKKEHNGKQYNGMVYSVTNSEGRKLTVPIDAAKLGRKYGYNAIHNHIRRSKKEFKKVQPDLRNKVRKVMMMNPDRKELVEMLKAESIDVVFRENNAERIYGITFIDHENGIVANGSRLGKGYAASVFNEYFNGNGNNPFLNALPQDVQVDQIIESDTPGDDMIAEMTGSLLDGASHGIDYRELAFQRKMRRLYSGKLKRKK; this comes from the coding sequence ATGGTTGCAAAAATAAGTTCTACATCTAACCTTGGAGGGGCACTTGGTTATAACTTCCATAAGGTGGAAGCTGGAGAGGCAAAAGTATTGCTCGTCTCAGGCATGAGTGTTGACAATAATGGCAACACCGATATGAATCGTGCCCTTGAGGATATGCAAAGGTTGCTTCCTTCATTCATGAGGACAAAGAAAACCGTATTTCATGTTTCTCTTAATCCGCATCCGGACGACAAACTGAGTGAAGAGGAATTACGTGATATTGCCGCATACTATATGGAGAAGATGGGATACGGCAATCAGCCTTTTATCGTTTTCAAGCATAGTGATATTGAACGGGAACATATACACATAGTTTCTCTTCGCGTGGATTCCAATGGACGGAAGATAAATGACAGCCACGAGTTCAGACGAAGCGATAAAGTCCGTAAGGAGATTGAAAGAAAATGGAATCTGAATACTTGTAAGAAACAGAATATTCCAGATGCGGAGCAGCTGCAAAAAGCAGATATAGACAAGGGAGATATAAGAAAACAGATTGCCGGAACTGTTTCTGCTATATTGAAGAAATACAGTTTCCAGTCTGTTGGAGAATTGAATGCTGTACTTTCTGCCTACAACATAATGGCAGAGGAAGTAAAGAAGGAGCATAACGGAAAACAATATAATGGTATGGTGTATTCTGTTACAAATTCAGAAGGCAGAAAACTCACTGTTCCTATAGATGCTGCAAAACTTGGCCGCAAGTATGGATATAATGCTATCCATAATCATATAAGACGTTCAAAGAAAGAATTTAAGAAGGTACAGCCGGATTTAAGAAACAAGGTACGTAAAGTTATGATGATGAATCCTGACAGAAAGGAATTAGTTGAAATGCTTAAAGCTGAAAGTATAGATGTGGTGTTTCGTGAAAATAATGCCGAAAGGATCTATGGTATAACTTTTATTGACCATGAAAACGGTATTGTAGCTAATGGTTCACGACTTGGAAAGGGATATGCAGCTTCAGTATTCAACGAATATTTCAATGGAAATGGAAATAATCCGTTCCTTAATGCTTTACCTCAGGATGTACAGGTTGATCAGATTATAGAATCAGATACACCAGGTGATGATATGATTGCAGAAATGACAGGTTCACTGCTTGATGGCGCATCGCACGGTATTGATTACAGAGAACTTGCGTTCCAGCGTAAAATGAGAAGATTATATTCAGGTAAATTAAAACGAAAAAAATAA